From Hydra vulgaris chromosome 07, alternate assembly HydraT2T_AEP, a single genomic window includes:
- the LOC136082378 gene encoding uncharacterized protein LOC136082378, whose product MKLRVPSKVFTDLQEDLLEKYVTKASDIYYGLSPKEVRKLAYQYGKANSIKIPHNWSANEAAGEDWFSAYLKRYKKLSIRKPEATSQACVSSFNPTNVQKFYNNLQIVLNRLKLESGDIWNMDETGITTVQTPDHIVARKGFKKIRSVTSAERGNLVTVAVAVSTSGNSIPPFFIFPRVKFKSYFLNGAPNGSAGAANPSGWMTEVQFLQFSYHFVKYARSTKEQPILLLLDNHDSHLSVEAFDYFKENGVSVFSFPPHCSHKLQPLDRSVFGPFKKYTNTVCDAWMTIHPGSTMSIYSIPGIVVTHFH is encoded by the exons atgaaactcagagttccatcaaaa GTCTTTACTGATTTACAAGaagatttattagaaaaatatgtCACTAAAGCTTCTGATATTTATTATGGGCTTTCTCCTAAGGAAGTGAGGAAACTAGCTTATCAGTATGGAAAAGCAAATAGCATAAAAATACCTCATAATTGGAGTGCAAATGAAGCAGCTGGAGAGGACTGGTTCAGTGCTTACCTCAAAAGGTACAAAAAACTGTCAATAAGAAAACCTGAGGCAACAAGTCAAGCATGTGTTTCCAGTTTTAATCCAACAAATGTTCAAaagttttacaacaatttacaaATTGTTCTTAATCGTTTAAAGTTAGAAAGTGGAGATATTTGGAATATGGATGAAACTGGCATTACCACAGTTCAAACTCCAGATCATATCGTAGCaagaaaaggttttaaaaaaattagaagtgTTACTTCCGCTGAGAGAGGCAATTTAGTAACTGTGGCAGTTGCTGTTTCTACAAGTGGAAATTCAATTCCTccatttttcatatttcctcgtgtgaaatttaaaagctattttttaaatggtgcTCCTAATGGAAGTGCAGGCGCTGCAAACCCATCTGGTTGGATGACCGAAGTTCAATTTTTGCAGTTTTCCTATCATTTTGTCAAATATGCTAGAAGTACAAAAGAGCAACCCATTTTGTTGCTATTAGACAATCATGACTCTCATCTTTCAGTAGAGGCTTTTGattactttaaagaaaatggGGTATCAGTTTTTTCATTTCCTCCTCATTGCAGCCACAAACTTCAACCTCTAGATCGAAGTGTATTCggaccttttaaaaaatacactaaCACAGTTTGCGATGCATGGATGACAATACACCCTGGTTCCACAATGTCTATTTACAGTATACCAGGTATTGTGGTAACTCATTTTCATTAG